The following coding sequences are from one Halorubrum sp. BOL3-1 window:
- a CDS encoding extracellular solute-binding protein → MVDRDTDPDGGRVGVSRRRFLEATGATGAAVGLAGCGGGGGDGPIQITMDGEWAGISDTVVQSLYDAGLDESIEVEILSGDFESGARRSEFTSALDAGRASPDIFMMDSGWTIPFVARDQLVNLSEELSSDTLDYVQNSYLESAVSTASDPETGDLYGVPLFPDYPVMHYRKDLVEDAGYDPDGENWATEPMSWQEFAEMAADVWEQNGGPGGEFDYAFTTQADNYVGLSCCTFSETMTSFGGAYFGDHENLFGPIGDRPVTVEEEPVYETIRMMRSFMEGPDAEYAHPDFPQISTTDLLSFTEEPAREPFTGGNAIFMRNWPYAIPINLDSDAFDAADYDVMPLPHGVEAGAGNYEGTGGSAAALGGWHLTVNPNTQRLDDCVQVLEAFANEEVMTSNFAEGGYLPPDPSVTESVDPDDVGGLGDYLDTLAVAGENTVPRPVTVAWPDQSPQVASEVSAAYQGEKSPEDAMADLAESLESVESDLAE, encoded by the coding sequence ATGGTAGACAGAGATACCGATCCTGACGGCGGACGTGTGGGGGTATCACGACGTCGCTTCCTCGAAGCGACCGGTGCGACGGGCGCTGCGGTCGGACTCGCCGGCTGCGGCGGCGGCGGCGGAGACGGACCGATCCAGATCACCATGGACGGAGAGTGGGCGGGCATCTCCGACACGGTCGTCCAGAGCCTGTACGACGCGGGACTCGACGAGTCGATCGAAGTCGAGATCCTGTCCGGCGACTTCGAGTCGGGTGCGCGGCGGTCCGAGTTCACCTCGGCGCTGGACGCCGGGCGCGCGAGCCCGGACATCTTCATGATGGACTCCGGGTGGACGATCCCCTTCGTCGCGCGCGACCAGCTGGTGAACCTGAGCGAGGAGCTCTCCTCAGACACGCTCGATTACGTCCAGAACAGCTACCTGGAGAGCGCGGTGAGCACGGCGAGCGACCCGGAGACCGGCGACCTCTACGGGGTCCCGCTGTTCCCGGACTACCCGGTGATGCACTACCGGAAGGACCTCGTCGAGGACGCCGGTTACGACCCGGACGGCGAGAACTGGGCGACCGAGCCGATGAGCTGGCAGGAGTTCGCCGAGATGGCCGCCGACGTGTGGGAGCAGAACGGTGGTCCCGGCGGCGAGTTCGACTACGCGTTCACGACGCAGGCGGACAACTACGTCGGGCTCTCGTGCTGTACGTTCAGCGAGACGATGACATCCTTCGGCGGCGCCTACTTCGGCGACCACGAGAACCTCTTCGGGCCGATCGGTGACCGCCCGGTCACCGTCGAGGAGGAGCCCGTCTACGAGACGATCCGCATGATGCGGTCGTTCATGGAGGGCCCGGACGCGGAGTACGCACACCCGGACTTCCCGCAGATCTCGACGACGGACCTCCTCTCGTTCACCGAGGAGCCCGCCCGCGAGCCGTTCACGGGCGGGAACGCGATCTTCATGCGCAACTGGCCGTACGCGATCCCGATCAACCTCGACTCCGACGCGTTCGACGCCGCCGACTACGACGTGATGCCGCTTCCGCACGGCGTCGAGGCGGGCGCGGGCAACTACGAGGGCACCGGCGGTTCCGCCGCCGCGCTCGGCGGCTGGCACCTCACGGTCAACCCGAACACCCAGCGGCTCGACGACTGCGTTCAGGTGTTGGAGGCGTTCGCCAACGAGGAGGTCATGACGAGCAACTTCGCCGAGGGCGGGTACCTCCCGCCGGACCCGTCGGTCACCGAGTCGGTCGACCCCGACGACGTCGGGGGGCTCGGCGACTACCTCGACACGCTCGCGGTCGCCGGCGAGAACACGGTCCCGCGTCCCGTCACCGTCGCGTGGCCCGACCAGAGCCCGCAGGTCGCCTCCGAGGTCTCGGCCGCCTATCAGGGCGAGAAGTCGCCCGAAGACGCGATGGCCGACCTCGCGGAGTCGCTCGAAAGCGTCGAATCCGACTTAGCCGAGTAA
- a CDS encoding carotenoid oxygenase family protein, whose translation MRSHTGFHSLREETAVSLPVTGDLPDWLRGSLIRNGPGAFSFPDGSGVDHWFDGLAMLYRFTFDPGGGGRSGSGGRSGGDAVHYRNRFLRTDAYEAARTGEFEGGFATGETTLRSRLAGFLTAPYDNANIVAERVGDRYVALTESPRGVEFDPNTLATTGHVDREGDAPSGQLSCAHFKRDPATGALLTVDTAFGRTSRYHVTAWTPGGGRRHVATVSTEKPAYMHSFALTPRYVVLTEFPLRLDPSRFLKPGRQPAFIEQFEWEPDRGTRIVVVDRTTGAVVAEPVTDAVFGFHHVNAFERDGGTEIVFDLETVPDATTIDSLYLENVRAGEMGAIVGRIDRFTVDLGSSVGAGRYGGADATVSRETVFDGGTALPTSSPARWCRRHRYVYAMGMDTPVTEWARRVVKVDAETGTARAFDDGGDYFGEPLFVPRPEGDAEDEGVVVTVALDADDGRSRLLVLDGETLAERARATLPHAAPFDFHGRYFPELRAAPDE comes from the coding sequence ATGAGATCACACACGGGGTTTCACTCCCTCCGCGAGGAGACCGCGGTCTCGCTCCCGGTGACCGGCGACCTCCCGGACTGGCTCCGCGGGAGTCTGATCCGAAACGGTCCCGGAGCGTTCTCGTTTCCGGACGGGAGCGGCGTCGACCACTGGTTCGACGGGCTGGCGATGCTGTACCGGTTCACGTTCGACCCCGGTGGCGGGGGGCGATCCGGCAGCGGGGGACGGTCCGGCGGGGACGCGGTCCACTACCGGAACCGGTTCCTCCGGACCGACGCCTACGAGGCGGCCCGAACCGGCGAGTTCGAGGGCGGGTTCGCGACCGGCGAGACCACGCTCCGCTCGCGGCTGGCCGGGTTCCTCACGGCGCCGTACGACAACGCGAACATCGTCGCCGAGCGGGTCGGCGACCGATATGTCGCGCTGACGGAGTCACCGCGGGGCGTCGAGTTCGACCCGAACACGCTGGCCACGACCGGCCACGTCGACCGCGAGGGCGACGCGCCGAGCGGGCAGCTGTCGTGCGCGCACTTCAAACGTGACCCCGCGACGGGCGCGCTCCTCACCGTGGACACGGCGTTCGGACGGACCAGCCGGTATCACGTCACGGCGTGGACGCCGGGCGGCGGCCGCCGGCACGTCGCCACCGTCTCCACGGAGAAACCGGCGTATATGCACAGCTTCGCGCTCACGCCGCGGTACGTCGTGTTGACCGAGTTCCCGCTTCGGCTCGACCCGTCCCGGTTCCTCAAGCCGGGGCGCCAGCCGGCGTTCATCGAGCAGTTCGAGTGGGAGCCCGATCGGGGTACCCGGATCGTCGTCGTCGACCGGACTACGGGGGCGGTCGTCGCCGAGCCGGTGACCGACGCCGTGTTCGGCTTCCACCACGTGAACGCGTTCGAGCGGGACGGCGGAACGGAGATCGTCTTCGATCTGGAGACCGTCCCGGACGCGACGACGATCGACTCGCTGTACTTAGAGAACGTCCGCGCCGGCGAGATGGGCGCGATCGTCGGCCGGATCGACCGGTTCACCGTCGACCTCGGCTCCTCGGTCGGCGCCGGACGGTACGGGGGCGCGGACGCGACGGTGTCGCGCGAGACGGTCTTCGACGGCGGCACGGCCCTCCCGACGTCGTCGCCGGCGCGGTGGTGTCGCCGCCACCGATACGTGTACGCGATGGGGATGGACACCCCGGTCACGGAGTGGGCGCGTCGGGTCGTGAAGGTCGACGCGGAGACCGGTACCGCCCGAGCGTTCGACGACGGCGGCGACTACTTCGGGGAGCCGCTGTTCGTCCCGCGACCCGAGGGCGACGCCGAAGACGAGGGCGTCGTCGTCACCGTCGCGCTCGACGCCGACGACGGGCGCTCGCGACTGCTCGTCCTCGACGGGGAGACGCTCGCGGAGCGCGCGCGGGCGACGCTGCCGCACGCGGCCCCGTTCGACTTCCACGGTCGGTACTTCCCCGAGCTTCGCGCCGCCCCGGACGAGTGA
- a CDS encoding bis(5'-nucleosyl)-tetraphosphatase, which translates to MTVEATSAGAILFRDTRGEREYLLLKSRPGDWEFPKGGIEGDEELQQTAIREVGEEAGIEDFRLIDGFREEYDYVFEANGKTIHKTVHLFIARSFEASAELSKEHRDLQWRDYDQALNTITQDGPREIFEEAHEYLDERKDDESGEYV; encoded by the coding sequence ATGACGGTCGAAGCGACCAGCGCCGGAGCCATCCTCTTCCGCGATACCCGCGGCGAACGGGAGTACTTGCTCCTGAAGAGCCGACCGGGAGACTGGGAGTTCCCCAAAGGCGGGATCGAGGGGGACGAGGAGCTCCAGCAGACGGCGATACGAGAAGTCGGCGAGGAGGCCGGAATCGAGGACTTCCGGCTGATCGACGGGTTCCGCGAGGAGTACGACTACGTGTTCGAGGCGAACGGGAAGACCATCCACAAGACGGTCCACCTGTTCATCGCGCGCTCGTTCGAGGCGAGCGCCGAGCTCTCGAAGGAACACCGGGACCTCCAGTGGCGCGACTACGACCAGGCGCTCAACACGATCACTCAGGACGGCCCCCGCGAGATCTTTGAGGAGGCCCACGAGTACCTCGACGAGCGAAAGGACGACGAGTCGGGCGAGTACGTCTGA
- a CDS encoding uS10/mL48 family ribosomal protein, whose amino-acid sequence MTFVTKLDFASGDRDVLVETVRELKETLERKGAECKGPHATPSERVTVPLYKNLAAGDEFSPWRYDVYRRSMEIHGADDIARDVVGLDFPDSIHVEVEVDRKKPLGHRRD is encoded by the coding sequence ATGACCTTCGTCACGAAACTCGACTTCGCGTCCGGCGACCGCGACGTGCTCGTCGAGACCGTCCGGGAGCTCAAGGAGACGCTCGAACGCAAGGGCGCCGAGTGTAAGGGCCCGCACGCGACTCCCTCGGAGCGCGTCACCGTCCCGCTGTACAAGAACCTCGCCGCCGGCGACGAGTTCTCGCCGTGGCGCTACGACGTCTACCGACGATCGATGGAGATCCACGGCGCCGACGACATCGCGCGCGACGTCGTCGGGCTGGACTTCCCCGACTCGATCCACGTCGAGGTCGAGGTCGACCGGAAGAAGCCGCTCGGTCACCGACGGGACTGA
- the tgtA gene encoding tRNA guanosine(15) transglycosylase TgtA — translation MRDHFEIRDHDAAGRIGRLEVPRAGVTVETPALLPVVNPNVLTVEPARLDAEFGAEMLITNSYIIRSTDRLRDRVLEEGLHEFLGFDGAIMTDSGSFQLAEYGDIDVTTAEIIEFQRQIGSDVATPVDVPTPPDADRERAERELATTKRALADAEEAETGEMLVNAPVQGSTYADLREGAGRHAAATDLDVFPVGAMVPLLNAYRYAEVVEAVRAAKRGLGPGVPVHLFGAGHPMMLALAVAAGCDLFDSAAYALMARDGRYLTVSGTEHLEDLDYFPCSCPVCADRTPADLRGLDGDGDSGNGGDGDEDDDGPTAERLLAEHNLHVTFEELRRVKEAIRSGTLLELVDRRARGHPAMLDGYRALLDHADELERTDPGSKDAFFYTSNEAARRPEVARHRDRLARLAAPERLLLTESKAPSNHDYDAVWRVKPPFGPYPSALSETYPLTAEVPERTDDAAQVAAAESVVALAAANPETAVTLGHDAWCERALDRLPDRVDTENLRTLG, via the coding sequence ATGCGCGATCACTTCGAGATCCGGGACCACGACGCGGCCGGGCGGATCGGCCGGCTGGAGGTCCCGCGCGCCGGCGTCACGGTCGAGACGCCGGCGCTCCTGCCCGTGGTCAACCCCAACGTGCTCACGGTCGAGCCGGCGCGGCTCGACGCGGAGTTCGGCGCGGAGATGCTGATCACGAACTCCTACATCATCCGGAGCACGGATCGGCTTCGGGACCGAGTGCTGGAGGAGGGGCTCCACGAGTTCCTCGGCTTCGACGGGGCGATCATGACCGACTCCGGCTCCTTCCAGCTGGCCGAGTACGGCGACATCGACGTGACGACCGCTGAGATAATCGAGTTCCAGCGGCAGATCGGCAGCGACGTGGCGACGCCCGTCGACGTGCCCACGCCCCCCGACGCCGACCGCGAGCGCGCCGAGCGCGAGCTGGCGACGACGAAGCGGGCGCTCGCGGACGCGGAGGAGGCGGAGACCGGCGAGATGCTCGTCAACGCACCGGTCCAGGGGTCGACGTACGCCGACCTCCGCGAGGGGGCGGGACGGCACGCGGCGGCGACCGACCTCGACGTGTTCCCGGTCGGCGCGATGGTGCCGCTGCTCAACGCCTACCGCTACGCCGAGGTGGTCGAGGCGGTGCGCGCGGCGAAGCGCGGACTCGGCCCGGGCGTGCCCGTCCACCTGTTCGGCGCCGGCCACCCGATGATGCTGGCGCTCGCGGTGGCGGCCGGCTGCGACCTGTTCGACTCGGCCGCCTACGCGCTGATGGCTCGCGACGGCCGCTACCTCACCGTCTCGGGGACGGAACACCTCGAAGACCTCGACTACTTTCCCTGCTCGTGTCCGGTGTGCGCCGATCGCACGCCCGCGGACCTCCGCGGGCTCGACGGGGACGGAGACAGTGGCAACGGGGGCGACGGCGACGAGGACGACGACGGACCGACCGCCGAGCGGCTGCTGGCCGAACACAACCTCCACGTCACCTTCGAGGAGCTGCGCCGCGTGAAGGAGGCGATCCGCTCGGGGACCCTGCTCGAACTGGTCGACCGCCGCGCTCGCGGCCACCCGGCGATGCTCGACGGCTACCGCGCACTGCTCGACCACGCCGACGAGTTGGAGCGGACCGACCCCGGATCGAAGGACGCGTTCTTTTATACCTCCAACGAGGCGGCCCGGCGCCCGGAGGTCGCGCGGCACCGCGACCGCCTCGCTCGGCTGGCGGCGCCGGAGCGCCTCCTGCTCACCGAGTCGAAGGCGCCTTCGAACCACGATTACGACGCGGTGTGGCGCGTGAAACCCCCGTTCGGCCCGTACCCGTCTGCGCTTTCGGAGACGTACCCGCTCACCGCGGAAGTACCGGAACGGACCGACGACGCGGCTCAGGTCGCGGCCGCGGAGAGCGTGGTCGCGCTCGCGGCGGCCAATCCCGAGACCGCAGTCACGCTCGGCCACGACGCGTGGTGCGAACGCGCGCTCGACCGGCTGCCCGACCGCGTCGACACGGAGAACCTGCGGACGCTCGGCTGA
- a CDS encoding Nif3-like dinuclear metal center hexameric protein translates to MELSEYADRLDDRLDTAAYADVDASANGLQVGSDDAEIDRVAFAVDAARATIEAAADAGADLLVVHHGLSWGGIERVTGRAHDRIAALIENDLALYVSHLPLDGHPELGNASGVADEVGLVDREPFGEIGPVTVGTVGGAAEPRSAAAVRETLDGFEGQPDDESSPTRVLDFGPNRIERVAVVTGSGADWLDEAVAAGADALITGEGKGKLYHEAREAGVTVFLAGHYATETFGVRALESLSAEWGVETTYVSHPTGL, encoded by the coding sequence ATGGAACTCTCCGAGTACGCCGACCGACTCGACGACCGGCTCGACACGGCCGCGTACGCCGACGTCGACGCGAGTGCGAACGGACTTCAGGTGGGTTCGGACGACGCCGAGATCGACCGCGTCGCGTTCGCGGTCGACGCCGCGCGAGCGACGATCGAGGCCGCCGCGGACGCGGGTGCGGACCTCCTCGTCGTCCACCACGGGCTCTCGTGGGGCGGTATCGAGCGCGTTACGGGACGCGCTCACGACCGGATCGCGGCCCTGATCGAGAACGACCTCGCGCTGTACGTCTCGCACCTCCCGCTCGACGGGCACCCCGAGTTGGGGAACGCCTCGGGGGTCGCAGACGAGGTGGGACTCGTCGACCGCGAGCCGTTCGGGGAGATCGGCCCGGTCACGGTCGGGACGGTCGGCGGCGCGGCGGAGCCGCGGTCGGCGGCCGCGGTCCGCGAGACGCTCGACGGGTTCGAGGGCCAGCCGGACGACGAGTCGTCGCCCACTCGCGTCCTCGACTTCGGACCGAACCGGATCGAGCGCGTCGCGGTCGTCACCGGCTCCGGCGCCGACTGGCTCGACGAGGCGGTCGCGGCCGGCGCCGACGCGCTGATCACGGGCGAGGGGAAGGGGAAGCTGTACCACGAGGCGCGCGAGGCCGGAGTTACCGTCTTCCTCGCCGGCCACTACGCCACGGAGACGTTCGGCGTCCGAGCGCTGGAGTCGCTGTCGGCCGAGTGGGGCGTCGAGACGACGTACGTCTCGCACCCGACCGGTCTCTGA
- the hemA gene encoding glutamyl-tRNA reductase, with protein sequence MRETGAVAGVSVAHADATVDEIEVAGGDGVRATVSDLLAREGVEEAFAVQTCNRSEAYVVTDRTVDSATALSTFAPDVRAGAVRRLGHEESLEHLMRVASGLESLVLGEDQIIGQLREAYEESKSAGGIGPVLKDAVTKALHVGERARTETSINEGVVSLGSAAIRLAAGEIDLTDGSAVVVGAGEMGTLAARTLDDTAVSEIVVANRTIPNAEFVAEEVDTPAEAVSLADLPAVVPDADLLVTATGSPDLIVHPSYVDGAGRLVCVDIAQPRDVDPAAGAREGVTVYDIDDLEDVTRRTRESRAREAREVESIIDEELDRILKAYKRKRADDAISSMYAGADRVKGRELDRAMSKLEAQGDLTDEQRETVEDLADALVGQLLAAPTRSLRDAAGEDDWETIRTALRLFDPDFTPQAAETEAVDAPADAGAGSPDAIPDSVAEELDD encoded by the coding sequence ATGAGAGAGACGGGTGCGGTCGCCGGCGTGAGCGTCGCCCACGCCGACGCGACCGTCGACGAAATCGAGGTCGCCGGGGGCGACGGCGTCCGCGCGACCGTCTCGGACCTGCTCGCACGCGAAGGGGTCGAAGAGGCGTTCGCGGTACAGACGTGTAACCGCTCAGAGGCGTACGTCGTCACCGACCGCACCGTCGACAGTGCCACGGCGCTGTCGACGTTCGCCCCGGACGTTCGCGCCGGCGCGGTTCGGCGCCTCGGCCACGAGGAGAGCCTGGAACATCTGATGCGGGTCGCGTCCGGGCTGGAGTCGCTCGTGCTCGGTGAAGACCAGATCATCGGCCAGCTTCGGGAGGCCTACGAAGAGTCGAAGTCGGCCGGCGGGATCGGTCCCGTCCTCAAGGACGCGGTGACGAAGGCGCTCCACGTCGGCGAGCGCGCCCGGACGGAGACGTCGATCAACGAAGGCGTCGTCTCCCTCGGTTCCGCGGCGATCCGGCTGGCGGCGGGCGAGATCGACCTGACCGACGGCTCGGCCGTCGTCGTCGGCGCCGGCGAGATGGGGACCCTGGCGGCTCGAACCCTCGACGACACGGCGGTCTCGGAGATTGTCGTCGCGAACCGCACCATCCCGAACGCGGAGTTCGTCGCGGAGGAGGTCGACACCCCCGCGGAGGCGGTGTCGCTCGCGGACCTCCCGGCGGTGGTCCCGGACGCCGACCTCCTCGTCACCGCGACCGGGAGTCCGGACCTGATCGTCCACCCGTCGTACGTCGACGGCGCCGGACGGCTCGTCTGTGTCGACATCGCGCAGCCCCGCGACGTCGACCCGGCGGCCGGCGCCCGCGAGGGCGTGACGGTCTACGACATCGACGACCTCGAAGACGTCACCCGGCGGACCCGAGAGAGCCGCGCACGGGAGGCCCGAGAGGTGGAGTCGATCATCGACGAGGAGCTGGACCGCATTCTGAAGGCGTACAAGCGCAAGCGCGCGGACGACGCCATCTCGTCGATGTACGCGGGCGCGGACCGGGTGAAGGGGCGGGAACTCGACCGCGCGATGTCGAAGCTGGAGGCGCAGGGCGATTTGACCGACGAGCAGCGCGAGACGGTCGAGGACCTGGCGGACGCCCTGGTCGGCCAGCTGCTCGCGGCGCCGACCCGATCGCTGCGGGACGCCGCCGGCGAGGACGACTGGGAGACGATCCGGACCGCGCTCCGCCTGTTCGACCCCGATTTCACGCCGCAGGCGGCCGAGACCGAGGCGGTCGACGCGCCCGCAGACGCCGGGGCGGGCAGTCCCGATGCGATTCCGGACTCCGTCGCCGAGGAGCTCGACGACTAA
- a CDS encoding bifunctional precorrin-2 dehydrogenase/sirohydrochlorin ferrochelatase produces MTPLYHDFAGETVVVFGGGSVGSRKARGFDDAARVVVVSPAFDERLRSFAGGRGGDGDSDGAVELVCAAPSPDDVAGWLDRLDPALAVAATDDAAVNAAAESAALDRGILVNRTDVSGGRDAGSVVVPATIEDDPVTVALSTGGTSPALAKALRERIEAEIEGAGEMAALSGEIREELKSAGVAPEKRREAVRRVVRSRGVWKGLQKGRSNGRKEADTVIEGVLDR; encoded by the coding sequence GTGACCCCGTTGTACCACGACTTCGCGGGCGAGACGGTGGTCGTCTTCGGCGGCGGCTCCGTGGGGTCACGGAAGGCGCGGGGGTTCGACGACGCCGCCCGCGTCGTCGTCGTCAGTCCGGCGTTCGACGAGCGGCTGCGGTCGTTCGCCGGTGGGCGGGGCGGAGACGGCGACAGCGACGGCGCGGTCGAACTGGTCTGCGCCGCGCCGTCTCCCGACGATGTCGCGGGCTGGCTCGACCGACTCGACCCGGCGCTCGCGGTCGCCGCGACCGACGACGCCGCGGTCAACGCCGCCGCGGAGTCGGCCGCGCTCGATCGGGGAATCCTCGTCAACCGCACGGACGTCTCTGGTGGCCGCGACGCCGGGAGCGTCGTGGTGCCCGCGACGATCGAGGACGACCCGGTGACCGTGGCGCTCTCGACGGGAGGGACGAGCCCCGCGCTCGCGAAGGCGTTACGCGAGCGGATCGAGGCCGAGATCGAGGGCGCCGGCGAGATGGCGGCGCTCTCGGGAGAGATCCGCGAGGAGCTGAAATCGGCGGGCGTCGCGCCCGAGAAACGTCGGGAAGCGGTCCGGCGCGTTGTCAGATCCCGGGGGGTTTGGAAGGGTTTACAAAAGGGGAGATCCAACGGACGGAAAGAGGCCGACACCGTGATAGAGGGGGTACTCGACCGATGA
- a CDS encoding Lrp/AsnC family transcriptional regulator produces MQEVDADLTALDRAIINAFQGGFPVVERPFDAAAAALSERGVDVTGPALCERVRELDEEGILSRFGALVNAEEIGGAASLVAMHAPPDRYEEIAETVNEFTAVAHNYEREHPHLNMWFVVSVADHPDPEKDGSDRVEEVLSEIETATGQETYNLPKLREFHVGAKFLVDGPVPDGDVDLSDLGPEAAPSDRETLTPDERDLVVEIQGGLPVTETPYADVAAALDADVDWVTETIKRFEREGKVRRVGVIPNHYALGYTENGMTVWNVPEAVLDDVGPAVADLDFVTHCYERPRHAGVWEYNFFAMTHGRTEAESERRIAEVRELMDEHWDVGADDWDTLFSTRILKKTGIRIADRADSNTA; encoded by the coding sequence ATGCAGGAGGTCGACGCGGATCTGACGGCGCTCGACCGCGCGATCATCAACGCGTTTCAGGGCGGCTTTCCGGTCGTGGAACGCCCCTTCGACGCGGCGGCGGCCGCGCTCAGCGAGCGCGGCGTCGACGTGACGGGACCGGCGCTGTGCGAGCGCGTCCGCGAACTCGACGAGGAGGGAATCCTCTCGCGGTTCGGCGCGCTCGTCAACGCCGAGGAGATCGGCGGGGCGGCGTCGCTCGTGGCGATGCACGCGCCGCCGGACCGGTACGAGGAGATCGCGGAGACGGTCAACGAGTTCACCGCCGTCGCGCACAACTACGAGCGCGAGCATCCCCATCTCAACATGTGGTTCGTGGTGAGCGTTGCGGACCACCCGGACCCGGAGAAGGACGGGAGCGACCGCGTCGAAGAGGTGCTCTCGGAGATCGAGACCGCCACGGGCCAGGAGACGTACAACCTCCCGAAGCTACGGGAGTTCCACGTCGGCGCGAAGTTCCTCGTCGACGGGCCGGTCCCTGACGGCGACGTCGACCTGTCGGACCTCGGTCCCGAGGCGGCCCCGAGCGACCGCGAGACGCTCACGCCCGACGAGCGCGACCTCGTCGTCGAGATCCAGGGCGGACTCCCGGTGACGGAGACGCCGTACGCCGACGTGGCGGCCGCCTTGGACGCCGACGTCGACTGGGTGACCGAGACGATCAAGCGGTTCGAGCGGGAGGGGAAGGTGCGCCGGGTCGGCGTCATCCCGAATCACTACGCGCTCGGCTACACGGAGAACGGGATGACGGTCTGGAACGTGCCGGAGGCGGTGTTAGACGATGTCGGTCCCGCCGTGGCGGACTTGGACTTCGTCACGCACTGCTACGAGCGCCCTCGACACGCGGGCGTCTGGGAGTACAACTTCTTCGCGATGACGCACGGTCGGACCGAGGCGGAAAGCGAGCGCCGGATCGCGGAAGTGCGGGAGCTGATGGACGAGCACTGGGACGTCGGCGCCGACGACTGGGACACGCTGTTCTCGACGCGCATCCTGAAGAAGACCGGCATCCGCATCGCGGACCGGGCGGACAGCAACACGGCGTGA
- a CDS encoding 30S ribosomal protein S6e, protein MAEFKVVLADPETGETFQREVDGQDANRFLGRELGDEIGGDAVGLSDRTIELTGGSDETGRPMREDVSGTRLKELYLEGGVGFDPSRDGERKRITVRGSEVDDDVAQINVSVVDGDGDVAAALGADDEDDE, encoded by the coding sequence ATGGCCGAATTCAAAGTCGTCCTCGCCGACCCCGAGACCGGCGAGACGTTCCAGCGGGAAGTCGACGGACAGGACGCGAACCGATTCCTCGGTCGCGAGCTCGGCGACGAGATCGGCGGCGACGCCGTGGGTCTCTCCGACCGCACGATCGAACTCACCGGCGGCTCCGACGAGACCGGGCGCCCGATGCGCGAGGACGTCTCCGGCACGCGCCTGAAGGAACTCTACTTGGAGGGCGGCGTCGGCTTCGATCCGTCCCGCGACGGCGAGCGCAAGCGCATCACCGTCCGCGGCAGCGAGGTCGACGACGACGTCGCGCAGATCAACGTCAGCGTCGTCGACGGCGACGGCGACGTCGCGGCCGCGCTCGGTGCCGACGACGAAGACGACGAGTAA
- a CDS encoding lipoate--protein ligase family protein, producing MRVFRGGLPSPESDRAPVGDLLASAAEGVPAVRVAAPPRQVAFGRRDAREAGFDRAKRAARDAGFPPVERDVGGRAVAYTGSTLSFGVAVPAGDGRGSIDSRYEVGIETLRDALRDLGADVRRGEPPAAFCPGDHSLRAAGGSGHSGGGSSADGGKIAGLAQRVRADAALVAGVLVVSAADPEEIARVTGPVYDALGVPFDPDSVGSVAAAGGSDDPESVARTVEAAFVDGPWGDGERRIVRVGEEDG from the coding sequence ATGCGCGTGTTCAGGGGCGGTCTCCCCTCGCCCGAGAGCGACCGCGCGCCCGTCGGGGATCTGCTCGCGTCGGCCGCGGAGGGCGTCCCGGCGGTGCGCGTCGCCGCGCCGCCCCGGCAGGTCGCGTTCGGCCGGCGCGACGCCCGCGAGGCCGGTTTCGATCGCGCGAAGCGAGCGGCGCGCGACGCGGGATTCCCGCCCGTCGAGCGCGATGTCGGCGGCCGCGCGGTCGCGTACACCGGGTCGACGCTCTCGTTCGGCGTCGCGGTGCCGGCCGGGGACGGGCGCGGGTCGATCGACTCTCGGTACGAGGTCGGGATCGAGACGCTCCGCGACGCGCTCCGCGACCTCGGCGCCGACGTGAGACGGGGGGAACCGCCGGCCGCGTTCTGTCCCGGCGACCACTCGCTCCGGGCCGCGGGCGGTTCGGGGCACTCGGGCGGCGGAAGCTCCGCCGACGGTGGAAAGATCGCCGGTCTCGCACAGCGCGTCCGCGCCGACGCGGCGCTCGTCGCGGGCGTCCTCGTCGTCTCGGCGGCCGACCCCGAGGAGATCGCCCGAGTCACCGGTCCCGTCTACGACGCGCTCGGCGTGCCGTTCGACCCGGACTCCGTCGGGAGCGTCGCCGCCGCCGGCGGCTCGGACGACCCGGAGTCCGTCGCTCGCACGGTTGAGGCCGCGTTCGTCGACGGTCCCTGGGGCGACGGCGAGCGGCGGATCGTGCGCGTGGGCGAAGAAGACGGCTGA